In the genome of Candidatus Nitrosotalea sinensis, the window ATGAAATATCTTAAATTAGCGTATTTGGCGATCGTATTTGATGAGTAGGAATACCAAGATAGCAATAGGAATTGGCTCTATTTTCACTGCATTTACAGCTGTAATGATAATGCTTGTACTACAATCATACTAAGCGCATCCATTAAATGTCTCACTTAGTTCTTTAGAACCAAATGGTAACAATCAGGCACCAACCAATCAATGAAATCATAATTCATGAGTTGGTCAAGGTTAACAACATAGAAGATTTTCTTAGCATCAAGACCAATAATGTGCCATTAGGTAGTGCGGCACCCCCTGCACGATGGGCAGACGGAATACTGTATGAGCCTCAAGGATTTCCTCCAACACCTGAAATCATCAAAGACCAGATAGAAGGCAAGATACACTTTGCTGCAATAGAATATACCGAGATGCCGCAATACAAACAGTACCTCAAAAATAACAACAACAACGTATTATTGCCCATAATTGACATGTCACACAACACTGCAACAAGACAGATAGCACAGTGGCTCAAGAATCAAATAATTTCAAAATAGATGCAAGTTAGTACAAATAATACTTGAAAAAATATATCACAACACTTATTATTTGAGAACAGAAAATTTTGTCAAATGCCAAACATAGATCAATTGAACAGACCACAAAACAAGCTTGAACCAGTAGAAGGTGTAATTGAAAGCATAAACGAACCAAGAACTGTCAACCTCAAGACAGGAGGACAGGCCCAGGTTGCAGATGCAATGCTGAAAGATGAAACAGGACAGATCAAGCTTAGTCTATGGGATGCTCAAATAAAGATGGTAAAGAAAGGCTCTAGAGTAAGAATTGAGAATGGATACATTTCTACATTCAGAGGAGAGAACTCACTTAATGTAGGAAAGTTTGGAAAACTAGTAGTAATAGAATTTTAGATATATCTGCTAGACTGATTCTTCCCTTTTCTCCAATCAATTATACTCAATATTGCTCCAGATATTATTACAACAATGCCAATAATTAATAGAAATCCTGCTTCTGCCAGAGGGACTATATTTTTAACAAATGGTGAATT includes:
- a CDS encoding OB-fold nucleic acid binding domain-containing protein: MPNIDQLNRPQNKLEPVEGVIESINEPRTVNLKTGGQAQVADAMLKDETGQIKLSLWDAQIKMVKKGSRVRIENGYISTFRGENSLNVGKFGKLVVIEF